The Oryzias latipes chromosome 1, ASM223467v1 genome contains a region encoding:
- the gab1 gene encoding GRB2-associated-binding protein 1 isoform X2 has product MSGGEVVCEGWLRKSPPEKKLRRYAWKKRWFVLRSGRLTGDPDVLEYYKNDHTKKPIRVIDLNLCEQVDAGLTFSKKDLEHSFIFDIKTIDRVFYLVADTEEEMNKWVRHICDICGFNPTDDDASKAAHQSITGGLVVDTPPHAALGNVGPAASVLSGVPPPYQPVSVQHLNSQSSSDEPQDYLWLANCESKKPEPNSSVECQSPLEGDQEYLLLEECESKTVPPQTCLAHAECSKSTSSETDLNDNLPSHRTPTSATFSAKHISHNGFFPQHPAPASAPSFYDSPPSRGASFSADAGLYSLPRSYSQDTVLLPISASSPPAHTDSGDASELYVFNTPSRKPSIETHMRNISISYDVPPTPGANCPYQAPRTMSLSTGAGGSEGDVVPPPRPPKPSLSSSSGLPQPPAERSPTDTFCMPRPASETDGNYSVPPSAGSKALRSHTIGAEDCSRLRKDFGSQDFYDIPRPFPTDKSYSFDFNENLKCYFKNKGMMPLGSHSTEEVDQNYVPMSANSPSHHHSGSLLETANETNYVPMTPSTVEFPSLGKQVPPPAHMGFRLSPKTPPRRPVLSECQPPPVDRNLKPDRKGSPKIKAKGVCLERTDSQTIGEFPGGRRKVRPAPLEIKPSSDWEESCTPVRSPVTRSFTRDFSRFPVPRPVSVQSTASSTDSEENAELIIGMDSNIPTDEPIMKLSTPMPTDGGSSPMLKTKGDKQVEYLDLDLESSLSTPPRKMKSMGTGITASDERVDYVVVDQQRTQALKSTREAWSEDRQCSETDTLSKAAK; this is encoded by the exons GCATGGAAGAAGCGATGGTTTGTTCTTCGCAGTGGCCGTCTAACAGGCGACCCAGACGTCTTGGAGTATTACAAGAATGACCACACCAAGAAGCCTATTCGTGTAATAGATCTCAACTTGTGTGAGCAG GTTGATGCTGGGCTGACGTTTAGCAAGAAGGATTTGGAGCACAGCTTCATTTTCGACATTAAGACCATCGACCGTGTCTTTTACCTGGTGGCTGACACTGAGGAAGAAATGAACAAGTGGGTTCGccacatctgtgacatctgtggttTTAACCCCACTGACGATG ACGCATCGAAAGCTGCTCACCAGTCCATTACTGGGGGCCTTGTGGTTGACACGCCTCCACATGCAGCTCTGGGTAATGTTGGTCCAGCAGCATCAGTCCTGTCAGGTGTGCCACCTCCATACCAGCCAGTGAGCGTGCAACACCTGAACTCCCAGTCCAGTTCAGATGAACCTCAGGACTACTTGTGGCTTGCTAACTGTGAGAGCAAAAAACCTGAACCCAACAG CTCAGTGGAGTGTCAGTCTCCACTGGAGGGAGACCAGGAGTATTTGCTTTTGGAGGAGTGTGAGAGCAAGACTGTTCCTCCACAGACTTGTCT AGCCCATGCCGAGTGCTCCAAGTCTACCTCTTCAGAGACGGACCTGAATGACAACCTTCCCTCTCATCGCACTCCTACTTCTGCCACTTTCTCAGCCAAGCACATTTCACACAACGGCTTCTTCCCACAACACCCAGCTCCAGCGTCCGCCCCTTCCTTCTACGACTCGCCGCCGTCCCGCGGTGCCTCTTTCTCAGCTGACGCCGGTCTCTACAGCCTCCCACGCAGTTACTCCCAGGACACTGTTCTTCTCCCCATatctgcctcctctcctcccgCTCATACAGACAGCGGGGACGCCTCTGAGCTTTATGTCTTCAACACACCTTCGAGAAAACCCTCAATAGAGACACACATGCGCAATATTTCCATCAGTTATGACGTCCCACCCACACCTGGTGCAAACTGTCCCTACCAGGCCCCTCGCACAATGTCACTGTCAACCGGAGCTGGAGGTTCGGAGGGTGATGTAGTGCCTCCCCCTAGACCACCCAAGCCTTCGCTCAGCTCCTCATCAGGGCTTCCACAACCGCCTGCTGAGCGCTCACCTACGGACACCTTTTGTATGCCTCGTCCAGCCTCGGAGACGGATGGAAACTACAGTGTGCCACCTAGTGCCGGGAGTAAAGCTTTACGAAGCCACACTATTGGAGCGGAGGACTGTTCACGTCTTCGCAAAG atttTGGATCCCAGGACTTCTATGACATTCCTAGACCATTCCCCACAGATAAAAGCTATTCATTTGACTTCAACGAAAACCTCAAATGCTATTTT aaaaacaaaggaatgatgccATTAGGGAGCCATTCTACAGAAGAAGTTGACCAGAACTATGTCCCGATGAGTGCCAATTCCCCATCGCACCATCACTCTGGCAGTTTGCTAGAGACAGCGAATGAAACGAACTATGTACCAATGACCCCAAGCACTGTGGAGTTCCCTTCCCTGGGTAAACAGGTTCCCCCACCCGCTCACATGGGTTTCCGCTTAAGTCCAAAGACCCCCCCTCGCAGGCCAGTGCTCAGTGAGTGCCAGCCACCGCCCGTAGACCGTAATCTAAAGCCAGACCGTAAAG GAAGtcctaaaataaaagcaaaaggtgTCTGTTTAGAGCGAACCGACTCTCAGACCATAGGTGAATTCCCAGGGGGACGACGCAAGG tgaGACCTGCTCCACTGGAGATCAAACCATCGTCCGATTGGGAGGAGTCCTGCACACCTGTCCGCTCACCCGTCACACGGTCATTCACTCGAGA TTTCTCTAGGTTTCCGGTGCCGAGACCCGTGTCAGTGCAGAGTACGGCCTCCAGCACTGACTCCGAGGAAAATGCGGAGCTAATTATAGGCATGGACTCTAATATACCAACAGACGAACCA ATCATGAAGCTTTCCACGCCCATGCCTACGGATGGTGGGAGTAGCCCTATGTTAAAGACAAAGGGAGATAAACAGGTGGAGTACTTGGATCTGGATCTAGAGTCTAGCTTGTCTACCCCACCTAGAAAG ATGAAATCCATGGGAACTGGCATCACCGCGTCGGACGAGCGTGTGGATTATGTGGTTGTTGACCAGCAGCGCACGCAGGCCCTGAAAAGCACCAGAGAGGCATGGAGCGAAGACCGCCAGTGCTCAGAGACGGACACCCTCTCCAAAGCGGCCAAATGA
- the gab1 gene encoding GRB2-associated-binding protein 1 isoform X8 codes for MSGGEVVCEGWLRKSPPEKKLRRYAWKKRWFVLRSGRLTGDPDVLEYYKNDHTKKPIRVIDLNLCEQVDAGLTFSKKDLEHSFIFDIKTIDRVFYLVADTEEEMNKWVRHICDICGFNPTDDDASKAAHQSITGGLVVDTPPHAALGNVGPAASVLSGVPPPYQPVSVQHLNSQSSSDEPQDYLWLANCESKKPEPNSSVECQSPLEGDQEYLLLEECESKTVPPQTCLAHAECSKSTSSETDLNDNLPSHRTPTSATFSAKHISHNGFFPQHPAPASAPSFYDSPPSRGASFSADAGLYSLPRSYSQDTVLLPISASSPPAHTDSGDASELYVFNTPSRKPSIETHMRNISISYDVPPTPGANCPYQAPRTMSLSTGAGGSEGDVVPPPRPPKPSLSSSSGLPQPPAERSPTDTFCMPRPASETDGNYSVPPSAGSKALRSHTIGAEDCSRLRKDFGSQDFYDIPRPFPTDKSYSFDFNENLKCYFKNKGMMPLGSHSTEEVDQNYVPMSANSPSHHHSGSLLETANETNYVPMTPSTVEFPSLGKQVPPPAHMGFRLSPKTPPRRPVLSECQPPPVDRNLKPDRKVRPAPLEIKPSSDWEESCTPVRSPVTRSFTRDFSRFPVPRPVSVQSTASSTDSEENAELIIGMDSNIPTDEPIMKLSTPMPTDGGSSPMLKTKGDKQVEYLDLDLESSLSTPPRKMKSMGTGITASDERVDYVVVDQQRTQALKSTREAWSEDRQCSETDTLSKAAK; via the exons GCATGGAAGAAGCGATGGTTTGTTCTTCGCAGTGGCCGTCTAACAGGCGACCCAGACGTCTTGGAGTATTACAAGAATGACCACACCAAGAAGCCTATTCGTGTAATAGATCTCAACTTGTGTGAGCAG GTTGATGCTGGGCTGACGTTTAGCAAGAAGGATTTGGAGCACAGCTTCATTTTCGACATTAAGACCATCGACCGTGTCTTTTACCTGGTGGCTGACACTGAGGAAGAAATGAACAAGTGGGTTCGccacatctgtgacatctgtggttTTAACCCCACTGACGATG ACGCATCGAAAGCTGCTCACCAGTCCATTACTGGGGGCCTTGTGGTTGACACGCCTCCACATGCAGCTCTGGGTAATGTTGGTCCAGCAGCATCAGTCCTGTCAGGTGTGCCACCTCCATACCAGCCAGTGAGCGTGCAACACCTGAACTCCCAGTCCAGTTCAGATGAACCTCAGGACTACTTGTGGCTTGCTAACTGTGAGAGCAAAAAACCTGAACCCAACAG CTCAGTGGAGTGTCAGTCTCCACTGGAGGGAGACCAGGAGTATTTGCTTTTGGAGGAGTGTGAGAGCAAGACTGTTCCTCCACAGACTTGTCT AGCCCATGCCGAGTGCTCCAAGTCTACCTCTTCAGAGACGGACCTGAATGACAACCTTCCCTCTCATCGCACTCCTACTTCTGCCACTTTCTCAGCCAAGCACATTTCACACAACGGCTTCTTCCCACAACACCCAGCTCCAGCGTCCGCCCCTTCCTTCTACGACTCGCCGCCGTCCCGCGGTGCCTCTTTCTCAGCTGACGCCGGTCTCTACAGCCTCCCACGCAGTTACTCCCAGGACACTGTTCTTCTCCCCATatctgcctcctctcctcccgCTCATACAGACAGCGGGGACGCCTCTGAGCTTTATGTCTTCAACACACCTTCGAGAAAACCCTCAATAGAGACACACATGCGCAATATTTCCATCAGTTATGACGTCCCACCCACACCTGGTGCAAACTGTCCCTACCAGGCCCCTCGCACAATGTCACTGTCAACCGGAGCTGGAGGTTCGGAGGGTGATGTAGTGCCTCCCCCTAGACCACCCAAGCCTTCGCTCAGCTCCTCATCAGGGCTTCCACAACCGCCTGCTGAGCGCTCACCTACGGACACCTTTTGTATGCCTCGTCCAGCCTCGGAGACGGATGGAAACTACAGTGTGCCACCTAGTGCCGGGAGTAAAGCTTTACGAAGCCACACTATTGGAGCGGAGGACTGTTCACGTCTTCGCAAAG atttTGGATCCCAGGACTTCTATGACATTCCTAGACCATTCCCCACAGATAAAAGCTATTCATTTGACTTCAACGAAAACCTCAAATGCTATTTT aaaaacaaaggaatgatgccATTAGGGAGCCATTCTACAGAAGAAGTTGACCAGAACTATGTCCCGATGAGTGCCAATTCCCCATCGCACCATCACTCTGGCAGTTTGCTAGAGACAGCGAATGAAACGAACTATGTACCAATGACCCCAAGCACTGTGGAGTTCCCTTCCCTGGGTAAACAGGTTCCCCCACCCGCTCACATGGGTTTCCGCTTAAGTCCAAAGACCCCCCCTCGCAGGCCAGTGCTCAGTGAGTGCCAGCCACCGCCCGTAGACCGTAATCTAAAGCCAGACCGTAAAG tgaGACCTGCTCCACTGGAGATCAAACCATCGTCCGATTGGGAGGAGTCCTGCACACCTGTCCGCTCACCCGTCACACGGTCATTCACTCGAGA TTTCTCTAGGTTTCCGGTGCCGAGACCCGTGTCAGTGCAGAGTACGGCCTCCAGCACTGACTCCGAGGAAAATGCGGAGCTAATTATAGGCATGGACTCTAATATACCAACAGACGAACCA ATCATGAAGCTTTCCACGCCCATGCCTACGGATGGTGGGAGTAGCCCTATGTTAAAGACAAAGGGAGATAAACAGGTGGAGTACTTGGATCTGGATCTAGAGTCTAGCTTGTCTACCCCACCTAGAAAG ATGAAATCCATGGGAACTGGCATCACCGCGTCGGACGAGCGTGTGGATTATGTGGTTGTTGACCAGCAGCGCACGCAGGCCCTGAAAAGCACCAGAGAGGCATGGAGCGAAGACCGCCAGTGCTCAGAGACGGACACCCTCTCCAAAGCGGCCAAATGA
- the gab1 gene encoding GRB2-associated-binding protein 1 isoform X5, translating into MSGGEVVCEGWLRKSPPEKKLRRYAWKKRWFVLRSGRLTGDPDVLEYYKNDHTKKPIRVIDLNLCEQVDAGLTFSKKDLEHSFIFDIKTIDRVFYLVADTEEEMNKWVRHICDICGFNPTDDDASKAAHQSITGGLVVDTPPHAALGNVGPAASVLSGVPPPYQPVSVQHLNSQSSSDEPQDYLWLANCESKKPEPNSSVECQSPLEGDQEYLLLEECESKTVPPQTCLAHAECSKSTSSETDLNDNLPSHRTPTSATFSAKHISHNGFFPQHPAPASAPSFYDSPPSRGASFSADAGLYSLPRSYSQDTVLLPISASSPPAHTDSGDASELYVFNTPSRKPSIETHMRNISISYDVPPTPGANCPYQAPRTMSLSTGAGGSEGDVVPPPRPPKPSLSSSSGLPQPPAERSPTDTFCMPRPASETDGNYSVPPSAGSKALRSHTIGAEDCSRLRKDFGSQDFYDIPRPFPTDKSYSFDFNENLKCYFKNKGMMPLGSHSTEEVDQNYVPMSANSPSHHHSGSLLETANETNYVPMTPSTVEFPSLGKQVPPPAHMGFRLSPKTPPRRPVLSECQPPPVDRNLKPDRKGSPKIKAKGVCLERTDSQTIGEFPGGRRKVRPAPLEIKPSSDWEESCTPVRSPVTRSFTREEESFYCTVPITPVKREVEEVDTIEEIMKLSTPMPTDGGSSPMLKTKGDKQVEYLDLDLESSLSTPPRKMKSMGTGITASDERVDYVVVDQQRTQALKSTREAWSEDRQCSETDTLSKAAK; encoded by the exons GCATGGAAGAAGCGATGGTTTGTTCTTCGCAGTGGCCGTCTAACAGGCGACCCAGACGTCTTGGAGTATTACAAGAATGACCACACCAAGAAGCCTATTCGTGTAATAGATCTCAACTTGTGTGAGCAG GTTGATGCTGGGCTGACGTTTAGCAAGAAGGATTTGGAGCACAGCTTCATTTTCGACATTAAGACCATCGACCGTGTCTTTTACCTGGTGGCTGACACTGAGGAAGAAATGAACAAGTGGGTTCGccacatctgtgacatctgtggttTTAACCCCACTGACGATG ACGCATCGAAAGCTGCTCACCAGTCCATTACTGGGGGCCTTGTGGTTGACACGCCTCCACATGCAGCTCTGGGTAATGTTGGTCCAGCAGCATCAGTCCTGTCAGGTGTGCCACCTCCATACCAGCCAGTGAGCGTGCAACACCTGAACTCCCAGTCCAGTTCAGATGAACCTCAGGACTACTTGTGGCTTGCTAACTGTGAGAGCAAAAAACCTGAACCCAACAG CTCAGTGGAGTGTCAGTCTCCACTGGAGGGAGACCAGGAGTATTTGCTTTTGGAGGAGTGTGAGAGCAAGACTGTTCCTCCACAGACTTGTCT AGCCCATGCCGAGTGCTCCAAGTCTACCTCTTCAGAGACGGACCTGAATGACAACCTTCCCTCTCATCGCACTCCTACTTCTGCCACTTTCTCAGCCAAGCACATTTCACACAACGGCTTCTTCCCACAACACCCAGCTCCAGCGTCCGCCCCTTCCTTCTACGACTCGCCGCCGTCCCGCGGTGCCTCTTTCTCAGCTGACGCCGGTCTCTACAGCCTCCCACGCAGTTACTCCCAGGACACTGTTCTTCTCCCCATatctgcctcctctcctcccgCTCATACAGACAGCGGGGACGCCTCTGAGCTTTATGTCTTCAACACACCTTCGAGAAAACCCTCAATAGAGACACACATGCGCAATATTTCCATCAGTTATGACGTCCCACCCACACCTGGTGCAAACTGTCCCTACCAGGCCCCTCGCACAATGTCACTGTCAACCGGAGCTGGAGGTTCGGAGGGTGATGTAGTGCCTCCCCCTAGACCACCCAAGCCTTCGCTCAGCTCCTCATCAGGGCTTCCACAACCGCCTGCTGAGCGCTCACCTACGGACACCTTTTGTATGCCTCGTCCAGCCTCGGAGACGGATGGAAACTACAGTGTGCCACCTAGTGCCGGGAGTAAAGCTTTACGAAGCCACACTATTGGAGCGGAGGACTGTTCACGTCTTCGCAAAG atttTGGATCCCAGGACTTCTATGACATTCCTAGACCATTCCCCACAGATAAAAGCTATTCATTTGACTTCAACGAAAACCTCAAATGCTATTTT aaaaacaaaggaatgatgccATTAGGGAGCCATTCTACAGAAGAAGTTGACCAGAACTATGTCCCGATGAGTGCCAATTCCCCATCGCACCATCACTCTGGCAGTTTGCTAGAGACAGCGAATGAAACGAACTATGTACCAATGACCCCAAGCACTGTGGAGTTCCCTTCCCTGGGTAAACAGGTTCCCCCACCCGCTCACATGGGTTTCCGCTTAAGTCCAAAGACCCCCCCTCGCAGGCCAGTGCTCAGTGAGTGCCAGCCACCGCCCGTAGACCGTAATCTAAAGCCAGACCGTAAAG GAAGtcctaaaataaaagcaaaaggtgTCTGTTTAGAGCGAACCGACTCTCAGACCATAGGTGAATTCCCAGGGGGACGACGCAAGG tgaGACCTGCTCCACTGGAGATCAAACCATCGTCCGATTGGGAGGAGTCCTGCACACCTGTCCGCTCACCCGTCACACGGTCATTCACTCGAGA AGAGGAGTCCTTCTACTGCACAGTCCCCATCACCCCTGTAAAGAGGGAGGTGGAGGAAGTTGACACCATAGAAGAG ATCATGAAGCTTTCCACGCCCATGCCTACGGATGGTGGGAGTAGCCCTATGTTAAAGACAAAGGGAGATAAACAGGTGGAGTACTTGGATCTGGATCTAGAGTCTAGCTTGTCTACCCCACCTAGAAAG ATGAAATCCATGGGAACTGGCATCACCGCGTCGGACGAGCGTGTGGATTATGTGGTTGTTGACCAGCAGCGCACGCAGGCCCTGAAAAGCACCAGAGAGGCATGGAGCGAAGACCGCCAGTGCTCAGAGACGGACACCCTCTCCAAAGCGGCCAAATGA
- the gab1 gene encoding GRB2-associated-binding protein 1 isoform X15 has product MSGGEVVCEGWLRKSPPEKKLRRYAWKKRWFVLRSGRLTGDPDVLEYYKNDHTKKPIRVIDLNLCEQVDAGLTFSKKDLEHSFIFDIKTIDRVFYLVADTEEEMNKWVRHICDICGFNPTDDDASKAAHQSITGGLVVDTPPHAALGNVGPAASVLSGVPPPYQPVSVQHLNSQSSSDEPQDYLWLANCESKKPEPNSSVECQSPLEGDQEYLLLEECESKTVPPQTCLAHAECSKSTSSETDLNDNLPSHRTPTSATFSAKHISHNGFFPQHPAPASAPSFYDSPPSRGASFSADAGLYSLPRSYSQDTVLLPISASSPPAHTDSGDASELYVFNTPSRKPSIETHMRNISISYDVPPTPGANCPYQAPRTMSLSTGAGGSEGDVVPPPRPPKPSLSSSSGLPQPPAERSPTDTFCMPRPASETDGNYSVPPSAGSKALRSHTIGAEDCSRLRKDFGSQDFYDIPRPFPTDKSYSFDFNENLKCYFKNKGMMPLGSHSTEEVDQNYVPMSANSPSHHHSGSLLETANETNYVPMTPSTVEFPSLGKQVPPPAHMGFRLSPKTPPRRPVLSECQPPPVDRNLKPDRKGSPKIKAKGVCLERTDSQTIGEFPGGRRKVRPAPLEIKPSSDWEESCTPVRSPVTRSFTRES; this is encoded by the exons GCATGGAAGAAGCGATGGTTTGTTCTTCGCAGTGGCCGTCTAACAGGCGACCCAGACGTCTTGGAGTATTACAAGAATGACCACACCAAGAAGCCTATTCGTGTAATAGATCTCAACTTGTGTGAGCAG GTTGATGCTGGGCTGACGTTTAGCAAGAAGGATTTGGAGCACAGCTTCATTTTCGACATTAAGACCATCGACCGTGTCTTTTACCTGGTGGCTGACACTGAGGAAGAAATGAACAAGTGGGTTCGccacatctgtgacatctgtggttTTAACCCCACTGACGATG ACGCATCGAAAGCTGCTCACCAGTCCATTACTGGGGGCCTTGTGGTTGACACGCCTCCACATGCAGCTCTGGGTAATGTTGGTCCAGCAGCATCAGTCCTGTCAGGTGTGCCACCTCCATACCAGCCAGTGAGCGTGCAACACCTGAACTCCCAGTCCAGTTCAGATGAACCTCAGGACTACTTGTGGCTTGCTAACTGTGAGAGCAAAAAACCTGAACCCAACAG CTCAGTGGAGTGTCAGTCTCCACTGGAGGGAGACCAGGAGTATTTGCTTTTGGAGGAGTGTGAGAGCAAGACTGTTCCTCCACAGACTTGTCT AGCCCATGCCGAGTGCTCCAAGTCTACCTCTTCAGAGACGGACCTGAATGACAACCTTCCCTCTCATCGCACTCCTACTTCTGCCACTTTCTCAGCCAAGCACATTTCACACAACGGCTTCTTCCCACAACACCCAGCTCCAGCGTCCGCCCCTTCCTTCTACGACTCGCCGCCGTCCCGCGGTGCCTCTTTCTCAGCTGACGCCGGTCTCTACAGCCTCCCACGCAGTTACTCCCAGGACACTGTTCTTCTCCCCATatctgcctcctctcctcccgCTCATACAGACAGCGGGGACGCCTCTGAGCTTTATGTCTTCAACACACCTTCGAGAAAACCCTCAATAGAGACACACATGCGCAATATTTCCATCAGTTATGACGTCCCACCCACACCTGGTGCAAACTGTCCCTACCAGGCCCCTCGCACAATGTCACTGTCAACCGGAGCTGGAGGTTCGGAGGGTGATGTAGTGCCTCCCCCTAGACCACCCAAGCCTTCGCTCAGCTCCTCATCAGGGCTTCCACAACCGCCTGCTGAGCGCTCACCTACGGACACCTTTTGTATGCCTCGTCCAGCCTCGGAGACGGATGGAAACTACAGTGTGCCACCTAGTGCCGGGAGTAAAGCTTTACGAAGCCACACTATTGGAGCGGAGGACTGTTCACGTCTTCGCAAAG atttTGGATCCCAGGACTTCTATGACATTCCTAGACCATTCCCCACAGATAAAAGCTATTCATTTGACTTCAACGAAAACCTCAAATGCTATTTT aaaaacaaaggaatgatgccATTAGGGAGCCATTCTACAGAAGAAGTTGACCAGAACTATGTCCCGATGAGTGCCAATTCCCCATCGCACCATCACTCTGGCAGTTTGCTAGAGACAGCGAATGAAACGAACTATGTACCAATGACCCCAAGCACTGTGGAGTTCCCTTCCCTGGGTAAACAGGTTCCCCCACCCGCTCACATGGGTTTCCGCTTAAGTCCAAAGACCCCCCCTCGCAGGCCAGTGCTCAGTGAGTGCCAGCCACCGCCCGTAGACCGTAATCTAAAGCCAGACCGTAAAG GAAGtcctaaaataaaagcaaaaggtgTCTGTTTAGAGCGAACCGACTCTCAGACCATAGGTGAATTCCCAGGGGGACGACGCAAGG tgaGACCTGCTCCACTGGAGATCAAACCATCGTCCGATTGGGAGGAGTCCTGCACACCTGTCCGCTCACCCGTCACACGGTCATTCACTCGAGA ATCATGA
- the gab1 gene encoding GRB2-associated-binding protein 1 isoform X14, producing MSGGEVVCEGWLRKSPPEKKLRRYAWKKRWFVLRSGRLTGDPDVLEYYKNDHTKKPIRVIDLNLCEQVDAGLTFSKKDLEHSFIFDIKTIDRVFYLVADTEEEMNKWVRHICDICGFNPTDDDASKAAHQSITGGLVVDTPPHAALGNVGPAASVLSGVPPPYQPVSVQHLNSQSSSDEPQDYLWLANCESKKPEPNSSVECQSPLEGDQEYLLLEECESKTVPPQTCLAHAECSKSTSSETDLNDNLPSHRTPTSATFSAKHISHNGFFPQHPAPASAPSFYDSPPSRGASFSADAGLYSLPRSYSQDTVLLPISASSPPAHTDSGDASELYVFNTPSRKPSIETHMRNISISYDVPPTPGANCPYQAPRTMSLSTGAGGSEGDVVPPPRPPKPSLSSSSGLPQPPAERSPTDTFCMPRPASETDGNYSVPPSAGSKALRSHTIGAEDCSRLRKDFGSQDFYDIPRPFPTDKSYSFDFNENLKCYFKNKGMMPLGSHSTEEVDQNYVPMSANSPSHHHSGSLLETANETNYVPMTPSTVEFPSLGKQVPPPAHMGFRLSPKTPPRRPVLSECQPPPVDRNLKPDRKGSPKIKAKGVCLERTDSQTIGEFPGGRRKVRPAPLEIKPSSDWEESCTPVRSPVTRSFTRDQNAGETLQQVNRS from the exons GCATGGAAGAAGCGATGGTTTGTTCTTCGCAGTGGCCGTCTAACAGGCGACCCAGACGTCTTGGAGTATTACAAGAATGACCACACCAAGAAGCCTATTCGTGTAATAGATCTCAACTTGTGTGAGCAG GTTGATGCTGGGCTGACGTTTAGCAAGAAGGATTTGGAGCACAGCTTCATTTTCGACATTAAGACCATCGACCGTGTCTTTTACCTGGTGGCTGACACTGAGGAAGAAATGAACAAGTGGGTTCGccacatctgtgacatctgtggttTTAACCCCACTGACGATG ACGCATCGAAAGCTGCTCACCAGTCCATTACTGGGGGCCTTGTGGTTGACACGCCTCCACATGCAGCTCTGGGTAATGTTGGTCCAGCAGCATCAGTCCTGTCAGGTGTGCCACCTCCATACCAGCCAGTGAGCGTGCAACACCTGAACTCCCAGTCCAGTTCAGATGAACCTCAGGACTACTTGTGGCTTGCTAACTGTGAGAGCAAAAAACCTGAACCCAACAG CTCAGTGGAGTGTCAGTCTCCACTGGAGGGAGACCAGGAGTATTTGCTTTTGGAGGAGTGTGAGAGCAAGACTGTTCCTCCACAGACTTGTCT AGCCCATGCCGAGTGCTCCAAGTCTACCTCTTCAGAGACGGACCTGAATGACAACCTTCCCTCTCATCGCACTCCTACTTCTGCCACTTTCTCAGCCAAGCACATTTCACACAACGGCTTCTTCCCACAACACCCAGCTCCAGCGTCCGCCCCTTCCTTCTACGACTCGCCGCCGTCCCGCGGTGCCTCTTTCTCAGCTGACGCCGGTCTCTACAGCCTCCCACGCAGTTACTCCCAGGACACTGTTCTTCTCCCCATatctgcctcctctcctcccgCTCATACAGACAGCGGGGACGCCTCTGAGCTTTATGTCTTCAACACACCTTCGAGAAAACCCTCAATAGAGACACACATGCGCAATATTTCCATCAGTTATGACGTCCCACCCACACCTGGTGCAAACTGTCCCTACCAGGCCCCTCGCACAATGTCACTGTCAACCGGAGCTGGAGGTTCGGAGGGTGATGTAGTGCCTCCCCCTAGACCACCCAAGCCTTCGCTCAGCTCCTCATCAGGGCTTCCACAACCGCCTGCTGAGCGCTCACCTACGGACACCTTTTGTATGCCTCGTCCAGCCTCGGAGACGGATGGAAACTACAGTGTGCCACCTAGTGCCGGGAGTAAAGCTTTACGAAGCCACACTATTGGAGCGGAGGACTGTTCACGTCTTCGCAAAG atttTGGATCCCAGGACTTCTATGACATTCCTAGACCATTCCCCACAGATAAAAGCTATTCATTTGACTTCAACGAAAACCTCAAATGCTATTTT aaaaacaaaggaatgatgccATTAGGGAGCCATTCTACAGAAGAAGTTGACCAGAACTATGTCCCGATGAGTGCCAATTCCCCATCGCACCATCACTCTGGCAGTTTGCTAGAGACAGCGAATGAAACGAACTATGTACCAATGACCCCAAGCACTGTGGAGTTCCCTTCCCTGGGTAAACAGGTTCCCCCACCCGCTCACATGGGTTTCCGCTTAAGTCCAAAGACCCCCCCTCGCAGGCCAGTGCTCAGTGAGTGCCAGCCACCGCCCGTAGACCGTAATCTAAAGCCAGACCGTAAAG GAAGtcctaaaataaaagcaaaaggtgTCTGTTTAGAGCGAACCGACTCTCAGACCATAGGTGAATTCCCAGGGGGACGACGCAAGG tgaGACCTGCTCCACTGGAGATCAAACCATCGTCCGATTGGGAGGAGTCCTGCACACCTGTCCGCTCACCCGTCACACGGTCATTCACTCGAGA CCAAAATGCAGGTGAGACTTTACAGCAAGTGAACAG ATCATGA